Within the Polymorphobacter megasporae genome, the region GCGCCGGTGCCTTGATGTTCGGCAGTAGCGCGGTCGTGTTCGCCACGATCGCATCGGTCAGCTTCTTGAGCGGCGACGACGCGGGGTTCGACAGCCGCGCCAGCGCCATCGGGTCACGCGCGTAATCACCCGGCTGCGGCGCGGCGAGGACCGCAGTCCAGCGCTTGGTATATTCGGCAGCGTACAGCTGCCCGAGCTCGCTGGTGTCGAGCGGGGCTTGCGCTGCCGCGCTCGCGCCGAGCATCCAGCGGTCGGCGTCGAGCGCCTTGCCGATCCCGGCGACGTTGGGAATGAACCCGGCGAGGAAGCCCTTTTTGGTGAACAGATACGGCACCTTGATCCCGGCGAGCTCGCCCGGGTTGGCGAACGCATCGGCCTCACCCTTGAGGATGCCGTCGCCGACCAGCCGCCAGTCGTCGCCCGAAACCTGCTGCTTCATCAGCGCGAGCGCGCGTTCGGCGGGCGACATCGCCGCCATCGTCGCCTGTCCGCGTTCGACCAGCGACGCATCGAGCAGCGGTCCGGTCAATTGCCGCCCGAAGCTCCCCTGGTCGGCAAGCAGCGCTTTCGCATGCCCGATGATCCGCGCCCGCGTCGCCGCATTCTCCTCGCCCGGCAGCGCCCGTGCCGCGAGATCGTCCTCGAGCCAACGCAGGATATACGCGTCGTCGCGCTTCGCCCCAGCGCGGTTGCCGAGCATCAGATAGACCTTGAGCGGCTCGTAGACTGCAACCGGGTCGGTCCCCGCGGCGGTCAGCGCCGCCTCGGCGGTCGTGATCAGGCGCGGCAGCAGATAGCGCTGGAGGCCGTCGTAATACGCCCGGCTCGACTCGTCGGCGAGGCTCGACCGGTACAGCGGACGCTCGCCGAACGGCTTGTGCTCGGCGGCGGTCGCGCCGTACGGCAGCTTGTCGCGCAGCGCATCGAGCAGGTCGAGCGGTTCGGCCGGCGACGCCCCGAGCGAAACCTTGTCGCCCGCGTCGAGCCCCTTGCTGCCCTCGCCGAGCGACGTCGCGGTCGCTAGCGTCGCGTCCTGCCCCTTCGAATTTGCGAGGTAGCTCCAGATCAGCAGGACAAGGAGGAGCAGCGCGATCAACCCGCCGGCGATCGCGACGCCGAGCTTGAGCATCCGGTCGCGACGCCGCCGCGCCGCGTTCGGCCCGGCAAGCCCGGCCTCGGCGATGACGACGTCGGAGAGCAATTTGTTGACGAAGAACGCGCGCGGGCTCGACGGCCGTGCGCGCGTGCCCGTGCCGAGCGTCCCCGCGAGATCGCCGAGCAGCCGGTCGAACGGCGTCCCCTGCTGGACCCCGCTGGTGAAATAGAAGCCGCGCAGCCGCGCGCCATTCGCGCCGGCGGTTGCGCCCGCTTGCGCCGCGCCCGCGCCGAAGACCCCGTCGAGCAGGCGGATGATCCGCGCGCGCAGGTCGATGAAGCGCGCCGGGAAGGTCAGCGCCGCGCCGCGACGGATCGGATCGGTCTCGGCCTGGAGCCGTGCGGGCAGCCGGTCGGCGAGCGCCTGGACGACGTCGTCATACCCGCCCGCGAGCTCGGCGACGCTGGGCCGCGCCGCGACGAGCGGCAGCGTATGGCCGACGACCGATCGCCGCCCCTCGACCGACAGGTCGTCGAAAAACTCGACGAAACCGGCGACGAGGTCGGCCTTGGTGAACAGGACGTAGACGGGGAGTTCGAGGCCGAGCTCGCGCCCGAGTTCGGCGATCCGTCCGCGGATCGCGACGATATGCTTGTCGAGGCCGTCGGCCGAGACGCGCGCGATTTCGTCGAGCCCCATCGCGACGATGATGCCGTTCAACGGCTGCATCGGGCGCGCTTTCTTCAGCGAGCCGAGGAAGCTGGTCCAGCCCTTGGCATCGGCGTCGGCGCTCGAATCCTGGCTGGTGTAGCGCCCAGCGGTGTCGATCAGCACCGCCTCGTCGGCGAACCACCAATCGCAGTTGCGCGTCCCGCCGACGCCCGCCGCGGCCTCGTCGTTGAGCAACCGCAGCCCCGATTTCTGGATCAGCGTCGTCTTGCCCGCGCCCGGCGGGCCGATGATGACGTACCACGGCGAGGCGTAGAGCGAGCCCTTCCCCCCCGCCTTGGCGCGGTCGAGCGCTGCCTTCATCTTGGCCGACACGGCCTCGCCCTCGAGATCGGCGGGACCCGCCATCGCCTCGGCGAGCGCCTTTTCGGCGGCGCGCTTGCGGAACCAGCGAACGCCCGCGACGACGGCGAAGATCAGCCAGACGAGGCCGATCGCCCACCAGCGCGCGGGGAGCAGGACGCCGACCAAGGGACCGCAGAGGAAGAACAGGATCAGCGTAACGAGCAGCGTCGCGCCGATCGCGAGCGTCCACCAGTTCCCAAAGAAGCGTTTGACGGCGGCCATTATTCGCTCCGCGGCAAGATGAGTTCGACGCGGCGGTTTTTCGCCTTGGCCTCGGCAGTGTCGCCGCGATCGACCGGCTCGCGGTCACCCCGGCCCTGCGCCGACATCCGCGACCTATCGAGCGTCGACACCAGCACCGCCTCGACCGACGCCGCGCGCGCCTGGGATAGCGCCATGTTGTCGGCGTAGGTTGCCGCCAACGCACCCTTGATCGGGTCGGAATCGGTGTGCGCGACGACCGCGATCGACCCCGGCTCCGGCTTTAACGCCGCTCCAGCCTCGCTGATCAACGGCGCGTACGCGCTGGCGACATCGGCGGCACCCTTGTCGAACATGCTCGGCGGCAGCCCCGGACACGCCGAGATCACGAGCCGGATCGTCGCGCCGTCGTCCTTCGCTTCGATGCACTTGCTCGTCAGCCGCGCGCGAACGCGTTCGAGCTGCCCCGACGGCTTGACGATATCGCCGCCGACGCGGTCGATCGCCGCCGGGTTGACCGGCGGCAGCTGGCGCAGCGCGAGCCACGCCGGATGATCGCGGCTGTCGAGCAGCAATTTGCCACCGAGGAAGACGAGGAGGAGGAACGCGAGCACCGCCGCCGCGACGATCGCCGCGCGGACGAGCCAGCCGAGGCGCGGCATCGGCGTCGGCACGCCGTGCCACATCGGCGACAGATCGGTCTCGGGCCGCGCGCGGATACCGCCGAGCGTGTTGTATATCGCCCCCATCCGGCTGCTGACCTGCGAATTGCCGTCGGGGAGCGTCCGCAGCCGTCCCTGAAAACCGACCGCGAGGCAGGCGTGATAGAGTTCGAGCATCTCGACATGCGCCGCGGGCCGCGCGAGCATCGTGTCGAGGATGGTGAAAAACTGGTCGCCGCCGAACGCCTGGCCGAAGCTGACGACGACGAGGCTGCGCCGCGGCCAGTCGCTATTCGCGCCGCCGGGCAGGTTCTGGACGATGTCGTCGACCGTCGCGAGCACGGCATAACGCGCGCGGGCGTTATCCTCCGCCGACAGGCCGAGGCCGCTCAACGTCTTTTCGAATGCCTTCGCCTCGCCGTCGGCGCGGGTCCGCAGCCGCGCGACATCGGCGATCTGCCGGTCGGCCTGGACCGCCGCCGCGAGCGCGAGCAGCCGCGCCGACGCCGCCATCAGCGGGTTGCGCACGCGCATCGGCGCGTCGATCGGGGGAACGTCGTCGTCGCTGAAGCCGCGCGCCGCCATACCGGCATTGACCCGCTGCGGCTCCGGCGCGGCAGCTTGACCGGGAAACGGCTGGAAAGTCGTGCGTTCGCCAGTCGCCCCCGGTGACGGCGGGGTTTGGCCGTGTGCGGGTAAGGGTGCGCCTTGTGCGGGTGCTGGTGCGCCTTGCGCAGCGGCCAGTGGCGACGGCCGGAAAACCGTCTTCTGCCCCGGAACCGGCGGTTTACCGTCGCTCATCGCGATTGCCTCCTAACACACCAGAGCTCGAGCGCCAGGTCGGGCCAGTCACCGGCAATATACAAGCCGAGTGCTGGTGCAGTCGCGAAGTCACGCCAGTCGGGATGCGACCGGTCGAGCTCGAAATAGATGTAATTCGGCATCGTCCGTATTTGCGACGGCGGCGCGACGATTGCCGCGAGTGGAACGCCGGGCAACGCCGCTTGCACGAGTTGTTGCATCTTGGCGACCGAACCGATCTTGACCACAGACGGGAGCGAGCGCCGCACCTCGTCGCCGGGCTTACGCGTTGAAACCGCGAGATAAAATCGGCCTTGGTCGTATAACGAGCGATCGGTAATCGTCGAAACATACGCCCCCGGCTGGATCATCTTGAGCTCCAACTGGACCGCCGAGCGGCTGAACTCGGTCGACAATCCGGCACGCAACGCCTCGATCACCGGCCGGAACGTCATCTCGAGGTCTTCGTGATCATAGTCCGGGAAGCGTTCGGGCCGCCGGTCGGCGCGGGTGAAGGTTGCCAACTCCCCCGCCATCGCGATGAAATCGCTGAACAATCGCTCGGGGTGAACGCGTTCGAGCCGCTGCAGGTGGCGCAACAGCGGCTGCCAGCGGTTGAGCAACTGAAGCAATAGATAAGCCGCGAAAGTCTCGGTCCCGCCCTCGGTCCCCTCCACCGCCCGCAGCGACAATTCCTCCTGCCGGCTCTCGAGACGCCCAAGGATATCAACGAGAAAGCCCGCCATCGTCGGCGATGCCCGGATATCAAGCAGCGGCGGAATATAAGCATCATCCCAGATCACGCGCTTCGAACTGAGCTCGCGAATCCGCGCGATCCCGAGCCTGGTCCGCCCGGCAAGATCGGCTTCCTCGATGCCGAAGCGCAGGTTCGGCAGCGCGATCTCGATCGTTTCGGTCGCGCGGTCGGCGTCGGCAATGTCGACTGCCTCTGTCTCGCCAATGAGATAGCGCGCGATGCTCGCGTCGCGCGACTGCGGGTAGGCATAAGCGACCGCCCCCGCGGCGCGCGCCGGGAGCGTCAGATACACGATCTCGCCGCGCACCTGATCGTCGACGTCGAACGCCAGCGGCGGCGCGAGCCCGCCGGGAATGTCGACGACCTCGCCATCGGGCATCACCGCGACGAGCCGCTTGACCCCGACCTTCGCGCCGCTCGCCGCGTCCTCATCAAGCTGCAGCTCGACCAGTCCCCACGGGTACGCCGCCGCACCCCCGAGACGGGCATGCAACGCCGCGGTCTGCGCAAGTCCCTCCGCCTGCAAATGTTGCGGACGGAGGAAAAGGCCTTCGGACCAAACGGGTGAACTCATTGAACGCAATTCTTTTCGTTATTGACCCGACTATTCCGCCGCGACCTCGATGGGTGACGTGTCGAGGTCGAGAGGCACCGCATCGTCATTCGCAGGCTCGACGAATTCATACGCCAGTTCCTCACCCGCAGTCGTGATGTTGATCGCCGCGACCGCCCGCCCCTCGGCCATCCGCCCGAGCAATTCGGTCGATAGCGTCGGCAGCATCGCGTTGGTCAGGATGTTGTCGATCATGCGCCCGCCGCTCGCTACTTCGGTGCAGCGGCTGACGACGTGGTCGATCACCGACTGGTCGTAGCTCAGCACGATCTTGTGGTTCTCGGCGACGCGCTTGACGATGCGGTTGAGCTGGAGCTTGACGATCCCGCCGAGCATTTCGGGCGATAAAGGGAAGTACGGCAGGACGATCAATCGTCCGAGAAGCGCCGGCGGAAAGACCTTAAGAAGGTCGGGACGCAGCGCGGTCGCGAGTGCCTCGGGGTCGGGCGCGGTCTCGGGGTCGCTCCCGAGTTCGGTGATCAGCTCGGTCCCGGCGTTCGACGTCAAAAGTATCAGGCAGTTCTTGAAGTCGATGTAGCGGCCCTCGCTGTCGTCCATGTAGCCCTTGTCGAACACCTGGAAGAACATCTCGTGGACGTCGGGGTGCGCCTTCTCGACCTCGTCGAGCAGGACGATCGAGTAGGGCCGCCGCCGCACCGCCTCGGTCAGGACGCCGCCCTGGCCGTAGCCGACATAGCCCGCCGGAGCGCCCTTGAGCGTCGAGACGGTGTGCGCCTCCTGGAACTCGCTCATGTTGATGACGATCATCGAATCGTCGCCCGCGTACAGCAGCTCGGCGAGCGCGTGCGCGGTCTCGGTCTTGCCGACACCCGACGGGCCGCACAGCATGAACACCCCGACCGGCTTGTTCGGATTGTCAAGCTTGGCGCGGCTGGTCTGCATCCGCTTGGCGATCGCCTCCATCGCATGGTCCTGGCCGATCACGCGCTTCTTGAGATTGGTCGCGATCTGGAGGACCCCGGCGATCTCGTCCTTGACCATCCGCCCGACCGGTACCCCGGTCCAATCGCCGACGACGCTCGCCACCGCATTGGCGTCGACCTGTGCGAAGACCATCGGATTGTCGCCCTGCGCCGCGTGGAGATCGTCCATCGCGGTGTGGAGCTGCTTGTCGAGCTCGGTCGTGTCGCCGCCCGCTTCGCTCGCCTCGGAACGCGCGGCGCGGGTGGTAATCACCGCCGCAACCGCGGCCTTTTCAGCGTCCCACTTGAGCCGGACAGCATCGAGCGACGCGCGCGCGCTTTCGAGCTGGCCGTCGACTTCGGCAGTCCGCTTCGGGTCACCCATCGCCGACGCCGCCTCGCGGACCGAGATTTCACGTTCGACTTCAAGCAGTTCGACGCGGCGCACGCGGTCCTCTACGGGAGCCGGCGTGGCGTGCTGGCTGACCGCGACGCGCGCGCAGGCGGTGTCGAGCAGGCTGACCGCCTTGTCGGGTAGCTGGCGCGCCGGGATGTAGCGCTGGCTGAGCTTGACCGCTGCCTCGAGCGCCTCGTCGAGGACAATGACCTTATGGTGCTTGACCATCGCGTCGGCGACCGAGCGCAGCATCGCGATCGCCTTGTCGGTCTCGGGCTCGCCGACGTTGACCGTTTGGAAGCGCCGGGTCAGCGCCGGGTCCTTCTCGAAATACTGGCGATATTCGGCCCACGTCGTCGCCGCAATCGTCCGCAGCTTACCGCGCGCGAGCGCCGGCTTAAGCAGGTTCGCTGCGTCACCGGTGCCGGCCGCCCCGCCCGCGCCGATCAGCGTATGCGCCTCGTCGATGAACAGGATGACCGGCTTCGGCGACGCCTCGACCTCGTCGATCACCGCACGCAACCGCTTCTCGAACTCGCCCTTGACGCTCGCGCCAGCAGACAGCAGCCCGATGTCGAGCGAGCGCAGTGTGACATCGCGCAGGACCGGCGGCACGTCCCCGTCGGCAATGCGCCGGGCAAAGCCCTCGACGACCGCAGTCTTGCCGACGCCGGCCTCGCCGGTCAGGATCGGATTGTTCTGGCGGCGGCGCAGCAGGATGTCGATGCACTGGCGGATCTCTGCATCGCGCCCGACGATCTTGTCGATTTCGCCCGACCGCGCCTTGGCGGTCAGGTCGACCGAGAACTTCGCCAGCGCGCTGTCGCCGCTCGGCTCGCCGTCACCCTCGGCATCCGCGCCGCCGCCGCCGGCAACACTGCCCGACCCGAGGCGTCCGCTTTCGCTCGCCTCGCTCGATGCGCCGAGGATCGTCGCAAAACCGTCACCGAGCTTGTCGGCGTCGATCTTACGATATTCTTTCGAAACGCCGAACAGGACGTTCTTGAGATTGGGCGTCTTGAGGATGCCATAGAGCAGATGGCCGCTGCGGACCTTGTTGGCGCTGAACATCAGCGAGCCGTAAAGCCAGCCCTTTTCAACGGCTTCCTCGACCTGGACCGACAGGTCGACCGAGCTTGCCCCGCGCGGCAGGCCATCGAGCGCCGCGACCGTATCGCGCCCGAGCGCGCCGTCGTCGAGGTTGAAGTGGCGCTTGATCGCGGCAAAGTCGCCGTTGGCGTCGGCGTTGAGCGTGTGCAGCCAGTGGACCAGCTCGACGTAGGGATTGCCGCGCAGCTTGGTGAAGCCGAACGCGGTTTCGATGCTCTTGAGCGCCGACGGTGCCAGCCGTCCAAACAACGCGCTTCTGCTGATCTCGGCCATGTCGTGTCCCCCTCTAGGCCGCGCGCGTCGCGGCGTTGTCCCTTAATGCCAGATCGCGACGCGTCCGGGCAGTCCCGCGCGGCGCGACCCAACTCGTCCAGCCCAATCGAGTCTTGCCCAGCCTTGCCGGTTCGATCGCCCGTTCGGCGATCGTAACCCGTGCCCGCCAGTCGAGATGCTTCGGCAGCGCCGTCCGCGCCGCCTCGCCAAGTAGCCGGTTGGCATGCCCGCCCGGGAGCATATCCTCGAGACCCGCCATCGTCGTCACCCCGATCTCGAACGCGACGTCGAATTCGACCCCATAGAAACGCCCGCCGAGCGTTGCGCCGCGGCCTAGCCCGGCGTGCGCTTTGCCGATCGTCGTTCGTGCGTCGCTCGGAATCGTTCGCCAGCGCCCGACGGCTTCAACGACCTTGACCGGGCGTTCGAGCAAATGGCTCAACAGGTCGCCGACCGCCGCCGCCGAACGCAGCCCGGCAAGGTGGCCCGCGTACGGCAGCCGCCGCCAACCATCGAAGGCATCGCCGGTCTTGTCGGGTTCCGGCCGCATCGCCGCATCGACGAAGCTGAGGTCGGCGGCACCGCTCGTCGCGCCGATATAGCCGGCGAACCGGTCGTCGGCCGGCCGATCTGCCTGCGCGCAACGGTCCGCCTCCGCCCAGGCGCGATAAAACCGCTGTAGCGCACGGGCCGAAATCAGGTCGAGGAAATCCGCAAACGGCGTGACCCCTTTTTTGCGCCGCTCGAAAATCGCCAATTCAGTCAAGTGGATCGGCAACGCTCCCATCGGGCCAGTGAGACCGAGATGCTGGGACCGCACTGTCGGCCGCCGTTTGCCAGGCACGAACGCGGCAAGCGTCGTCCGCGGAAAGTCTTGCGATGGCTGCTGCGCGAGATCGACCGTCTCGCGCGATGGGTCGAGCGCTTCGCCGATCCGCGGGCCATCCGGCGTCGACGCGTCGATCCCGCGCCAGAAAGCGAACGCGCCCCATCGCGTCGGGTCGGCCTCGACCTCGGCAAGCAGAGCGGTCAGATGGTCGGTCGGCGTCCTTGCCATGCCCCCCACCCCCAAGTCAGTCCGTTGTCGGCGCGTACTTCGCATTCGGCGAAGCTGTTAATCGTGGCGAACTCCGCGAGGAATCGCGCGACGACGCTAGTGAACAGATAGGCGCTGGCTGCTTCGTAGCTGCCCATCGCGACCTGCAGCGTCAACTTTTGGCCGCGCTGGAACGCGACGCGCATGTCGCCCGCAACCCGGCGGGTAACGTTCGTCGCGGTCAGCCCAACGATGCCCTGGATTTCACGACGCAGTGCCGGAGCCTCGTCGCGGACATACAACGACAAATGGTCGGCGAGCAGGTCGGGCGCTCCATCGTCACGGACGAACCCGTCATGCCCCGGTGCAAGATGGCTAACGATCCGCCAGCCGCCATCGACCATCCCCATCGGCGGCTGCGGCCGTGTCGGGCCGCGCAGGATTGCGATCCCCGCGACGCCCTTGGTGTCGGTCAGCGAAAGATCGAGCGAGGCGGCGCCCGGCCGCAACCGCGTCGACAGCGCCCGGTTCGTCACAAGGCCACGCAGCCCGAGCTCGGTGATCCCTGCCGCGAGCCCAGGCTCACCCGGCGACGACAGGCTGATCCATGTCTCAGAGCCGATATAGTCGTTCTCACGCCGCTTTCGTGTTTCCGCTTCCGACAAGCGCCGTAACTTGCGCCGCAGCGAGTAGAATAACGGCCTCACCCCGCGTTGCGCTCGTCGTGCGTACAACGGCAGCGCCGGGATGCCGACGGCGTCACCCTTGGCAAAGGCGGTCACGGCATCGAGCCGATAGACTTCATAATCGAGCGCTGCAGCACGATCCGGCAGAATGATGTGTTCATGTGTCCGCTTGTCGACGATCGCGCGGTCGAAGCGCTTCTCGAACAGATTGATGACCGGCGTCGCGAACAGCACGACGGTGTCGTTCGACACGGCAGACGCGAGCGCCGGGATCGACCTGCGGAACAGGATAACGATATCGACCGCCCGCTCGGCGCGTGCCATTCCTGCCTTGAGACCCGTCAGCCGGGCAAACCGGAATTTCTCCGGCAGTGCAAAATACTCGGCAAGCAAGCGATAGCCGCGGAACGACCGCGCCTCGTTCGGCAATAATGCTTCATCCTCACCGAAACCAACCGCTTCGACCGGGCCTGCCACTTCGATCCAAGCGGAACGGCGCCCACGCTCAGGCGCAACGACACGAACGCCGATGCACTCGCTCAGCATTTGCTGGTGGACAAGGTTAGGTGTGTCGCCACCGCCGTCGAAAAACAGCGGCAACGCATCAATTCCCATCTCGGAGATCGTCGCCGCCGAGCTCGCGTCGATCCGAAGCCGCAACGCTGCGTCCCCCGGTGCGCCGTCGGTTGCCGCCGCCACAGCCGCGCGCGTCGGAAGATATTC harbors:
- the tssK gene encoding type VI secretion system baseplate subunit TssK; translated protein: MSSPVWSEGLFLRPQHLQAEGLAQTAALHARLGGAAAYPWGLVELQLDEDAASGAKVGVKRLVAVMPDGEVVDIPGGLAPPLAFDVDDQVRGEIVYLTLPARAAGAVAYAYPQSRDASIARYLIGETEAVDIADADRATETIEIALPNLRFGIEEADLAGRTRLGIARIRELSSKRVIWDDAYIPPLLDIRASPTMAGFLVDILGRLESRQEELSLRAVEGTEGGTETFAAYLLLQLLNRWQPLLRHLQRLERVHPERLFSDFIAMAGELATFTRADRRPERFPDYDHEDLEMTFRPVIEALRAGLSTEFSRSAVQLELKMIQPGAYVSTITDRSLYDQGRFYLAVSTRKPGDEVRRSLPSVVKIGSVAKMQQLVQAALPGVPLAAIVAPPSQIRTMPNYIYFELDRSHPDWRDFATAPALGLYIAGDWPDLALELWCVRRQSR
- the tssM gene encoding type VI secretion system membrane subunit TssM; this translates as MAAVKRFFGNWWTLAIGATLLVTLILFFLCGPLVGVLLPARWWAIGLVWLIFAVVAGVRWFRKRAAEKALAEAMAGPADLEGEAVSAKMKAALDRAKAGGKGSLYASPWYVIIGPPGAGKTTLIQKSGLRLLNDEAAAGVGGTRNCDWWFADEAVLIDTAGRYTSQDSSADADAKGWTSFLGSLKKARPMQPLNGIIVAMGLDEIARVSADGLDKHIVAIRGRIAELGRELGLELPVYVLFTKADLVAGFVEFFDDLSVEGRRSVVGHTLPLVAARPSVAELAGGYDDVVQALADRLPARLQAETDPIRRGAALTFPARFIDLRARIIRLLDGVFGAGAAQAGATAGANGARLRGFYFTSGVQQGTPFDRLLGDLAGTLGTGTRARPSSPRAFFVNKLLSDVVIAEAGLAGPNAARRRRDRMLKLGVAIAGGLIALLLLVLLIWSYLANSKGQDATLATATSLGEGSKGLDAGDKVSLGASPAEPLDLLDALRDKLPYGATAAEHKPFGERPLYRSSLADESSRAYYDGLQRYLLPRLITTAEAALTAAGTDPVAVYEPLKVYLMLGNRAGAKRDDAYILRWLEDDLAARALPGEENAATRARIIGHAKALLADQGSFGRQLTGPLLDASLVERGQATMAAMSPAERALALMKQQVSGDDWRLVGDGILKGEADAFANPGELAGIKVPYLFTKKGFLAGFIPNVAGIGKALDADRWMLGASAAAQAPLDTSELGQLYAAEYTKRWTAVLAAPQPGDYARDPMALARLSNPASSPLKKLTDAIVANTTALLPNIKAPALPGGALGKLAGDLAGKEMKGSASQIAAKTIEDNFAGMKEYTAGDSAPLKQLLGALGKYQLALAQAKVGGGGGAGGGGGGGSAGGGGGSGAIAAAAAELSVAAANAGAAVPALSDFVAHVAGGSSKAAETQRTTELRDAYAQKILPDCGRIFGAGYPFGDGADLAPADVTRVAGLVAGFGRDSLQPYLKKDGDPKKGWTWTSEPTVKGFQAGSAAAFQRAADTEGLMGGNLVLRLAAAPTNKGGLRLRAGGVPMDLMPQSPAERFSWSSGGSQVAEYAQTGLPAGTTAAPPLREEGPWALFRVLGHAKKTQLGPGKYRFAFTPDSALDVEVAGGPDPFTPTGPFALRCPAKL
- the tssG gene encoding type VI secretion system baseplate subunit TssG; protein product: MARTPTDHLTALLAEVEADPTRWGAFAFWRGIDASTPDGPRIGEALDPSRETVDLAQQPSQDFPRTTLAAFVPGKRRPTVRSQHLGLTGPMGALPIHLTELAIFERRKKGVTPFADFLDLISARALQRFYRAWAEADRCAQADRPADDRFAGYIGATSGAADLSFVDAAMRPEPDKTGDAFDGWRRLPYAGHLAGLRSAAAVGDLLSHLLERPVKVVEAVGRWRTIPSDARTTIGKAHAGLGRGATLGGRFYGVEFDVAFEIGVTTMAGLEDMLPGGHANRLLGEAARTALPKHLDWRARVTIAERAIEPARLGKTRLGWTSWVAPRGTARTRRDLALRDNAATRAA
- the tssF gene encoding type VI secretion system baseplate subunit TssF, with the protein product MSAIDPRLLGHYNRELSYLRRRAGEFAEDHRQVAGFLGLDAPTDPDPHVERLMEGVAYLNARVRLKMDEQFPVFTQYLLDSLYPHYLATTPAMGIVAITPKDDPGIKTGALHPRGSALIASLTGDTTLPVQFRTGFDVTLWPIKLAGVEYLPTRAAVAAATDGAPGDAALRLRIDASSAATISEMGIDALPLFFDGGGDTPNLVHQQMLSECIGVRVVAPERGRRSAWIEVAGPVEAVGFGEDEALLPNEARSFRGYRLLAEYFALPEKFRFARLTGLKAGMARAERAVDIVILFRRSIPALASAVSNDTVVLFATPVINLFEKRFDRAIVDKRTHEHIILPDRAAALDYEVYRLDAVTAFAKGDAVGIPALPLYARRAQRGVRPLFYSLRRKLRRLSEAETRKRRENDYIGSETWISLSSPGEPGLAAGITELGLRGLVTNRALSTRLRPGAASLDLSLTDTKGVAGIAILRGPTRPQPPMGMVDGGWRIVSHLAPGHDGFVRDDGAPDLLADHLSLYVRDEAPALRREIQGIVGLTATNVTRRVAGDMRVAFQRGQKLTLQVAMGSYEAASAYLFTSVVARFLAEFATINSFAECEVRADNGLTWGWGAWQGRRPTI
- the tssH gene encoding type VI secretion system ATPase TssH, with translation MAEISRSALFGRLAPSALKSIETAFGFTKLRGNPYVELVHWLHTLNADANGDFAAIKRHFNLDDGALGRDTVAALDGLPRGASSVDLSVQVEEAVEKGWLYGSLMFSANKVRSGHLLYGILKTPNLKNVLFGVSKEYRKIDADKLGDGFATILGASSEASESGRLGSGSVAGGGGADAEGDGEPSGDSALAKFSVDLTAKARSGEIDKIVGRDAEIRQCIDILLRRRQNNPILTGEAGVGKTAVVEGFARRIADGDVPPVLRDVTLRSLDIGLLSAGASVKGEFEKRLRAVIDEVEASPKPVILFIDEAHTLIGAGGAAGTGDAANLLKPALARGKLRTIAATTWAEYRQYFEKDPALTRRFQTVNVGEPETDKAIAMLRSVADAMVKHHKVIVLDEALEAAVKLSQRYIPARQLPDKAVSLLDTACARVAVSQHATPAPVEDRVRRVELLEVEREISVREAASAMGDPKRTAEVDGQLESARASLDAVRLKWDAEKAAVAAVITTRAARSEASEAGGDTTELDKQLHTAMDDLHAAQGDNPMVFAQVDANAVASVVGDWTGVPVGRMVKDEIAGVLQIATNLKKRVIGQDHAMEAIAKRMQTSRAKLDNPNKPVGVFMLCGPSGVGKTETAHALAELLYAGDDSMIVINMSEFQEAHTVSTLKGAPAGYVGYGQGGVLTEAVRRRPYSIVLLDEVEKAHPDVHEMFFQVFDKGYMDDSEGRYIDFKNCLILLTSNAGTELITELGSDPETAPDPEALATALRPDLLKVFPPALLGRLIVLPYFPLSPEMLGGIVKLQLNRIVKRVAENHKIVLSYDQSVIDHVVSRCTEVASGGRMIDNILTNAMLPTLSTELLGRMAEGRAVAAINITTAGEELAYEFVEPANDDAVPLDLDTSPIEVAAE
- the icmH gene encoding type IVB secretion system protein IcmH/DotU, encoding MSDGKPPVPGQKTVFRPSPLAAAQGAPAPAQGAPLPAHGQTPPSPGATGERTTFQPFPGQAAAPEPQRVNAGMAARGFSDDDVPPIDAPMRVRNPLMAASARLLALAAAVQADRQIADVARLRTRADGEAKAFEKTLSGLGLSAEDNARARYAVLATVDDIVQNLPGGANSDWPRRSLVVVSFGQAFGGDQFFTILDTMLARPAAHVEMLELYHACLAVGFQGRLRTLPDGNSQVSSRMGAIYNTLGGIRARPETDLSPMWHGVPTPMPRLGWLVRAAIVAAAVLAFLLLVFLGGKLLLDSRDHPAWLALRQLPPVNPAAIDRVGGDIVKPSGQLERVRARLTSKCIEAKDDGATIRLVISACPGLPPSMFDKGAADVASAYAPLISEAGAALKPEPGSIAVVAHTDSDPIKGALAATYADNMALSQARAASVEAVLVSTLDRSRMSAQGRGDREPVDRGDTAEAKAKNRRVELILPRSE